The genomic segment ACATTTGGGGATAGTGAATAGCGAAGAATCGACCCGTACATCAGAAGAGGACTGTTATGGACTATCAGCCGCCGTCGAACCCCTTGCGGGACCCGCACGATAAGCGCCTGCCGCGTATCGCCGGCCCGTCCGGCATGGTGATCTTTGGTGTCACGGGCGATTTGGCGCGCAAGAAGCTGCTGCCCGCGGTCTATGACCTCGCCCACCGCGGTCTGCTGCCGGCGGGCTTTAGCTTGGTGGGTTATGGCCGACGCGACTGGAGCAAACAGGACTTCGAAGAGTACGTGCGCACCGCCGTCAAGGACGGGGCGCGCACCTCCTTCCGCGACAACGTGTGGGAGCGGCTGGCCGAAGGCATGGAGTTTGTTACCGGCAATCTCGACGTGGACGAGGATTTCGATCACCTCCGCGACACGTTGAGGAACATTGATTCCTCCCGCGGGACAGCCGGCAACTGGGCCTTTTATCTCTCGGTGCCGCCCGCACTGTTTACTGATGTGTGCCACCAGCTGGACCGCTCCGGCCTCGCCGAAGCTGAGGGCGATTCCTGGCGGCGCGTGATCATCGAAAAACCTTTTGGCCACGATCTGGAGTCCGCCAAGGAGCTCAACGAGATCGTCAATTCCGTCTTCCCCGAGAACGCGGTGTTTCGCATCGATCACTATCTCGGCAAAGAGACCGTGCAGAACATTATGGCGCTGCGTTTTGCCAACCAGCTCTTCGAACCCTTCTGGAATGCGCAGTTTATTGACCACGTGCAGATCACCATGGCCGAGGACATTGGCCTCGGCGGTCGCGCCGGCTACTACGACGGCATTGGTGCCGCCCGTGACGTGATCCAAAACCACCTGCTGCAGCTGCTCGCCCTCGTGGCCATGGATGAGCCACGCACTATTTCCCCCGATGAGTTGCAGGCCGAAAAGGTGAAGGTGCTGCGCGCCGCCAAGCCGGTATATCCGCTGGGCAAAACCACCGCCCGCGGCCAATATACGGCCGGTTGGCAAGGCTCGAAGAAGGTGATTGGTCTGCGCGATGAGGAGGGCTTTGATCCTGACTCCAACACCGAAACCTTCGCTGCCTGCACCATCGAGATCGAAAACCGCCGCTGGGCGGGTGTGCCCTTCTATCTGCGCACCGGTAAACGACTGGGCCGTCGCGTCACCGAGATCGCCGTGGTGCTCAAGAACGTGCCACACAACCCCTTCGGGGACTCCACCGTGGGCACCCTCGGGCCGAATGCCGTGGTGATTCGGGTACAGCCGGACGAGGGCGTACTCATGCGCTTCGGTTCGAAGGTGCCCGGTTCCGCCATGGAGGTGCGCGATGTGAACATGGACTTCTCCTATCGCGAAGCCTTCACAGAAGAATCGCCCGAGGCCTATGAGCGTCTCATCCTCGATGCGCTTCTCGACGAAGCCAGCCTCTTTCCCACCAATGAGGAAGTGGAGCTGAGCTGGAAGATCCTCGATCCCATCCTCGAGTTCTGGGCGCAGCGCGGCCAGCCCGATGATTACCGCGCCGGCACGTGGGGCCCTGCATCCGCCAACACTATGATGGAGCGCGACGGACGCCACTGGCGTCGCCCCTAGCGCGCACCCCACCCCAGGGGTTGCGCCCTGGTTCAGTTACGTCCGCTGCCACTTTCAACGAAGGAAAGACAAGCCTCCCGTGATCTTTTCTCTGCCCTCCACCACATCTCGAGACATCTCCAAGGCGCTCGTGAGTATCCGCGACACCGGCTCCCAGGTAATGACCGGCCGTGTGCTCACCCTCATCATCGTGGCCTCCACCGAGGACAACACCACCGAACTGATCGAGCTGGCTACCGACGCCACCCGCGAGCATCCTGCCCGTGTGCTTATGGTGCTGCCCGATGAGTCCGAGGAAGACGGTAACCTCGACGCCGAGATCCGCATCGGTGGTGACGCCGGTGCCTCCGAAATCGTGGTGATGCGCGTGCGCGGCGAACTGGCCTCGCACGTAGACTCGCTGGTGACTCCTCTGCTGCTGCCGGACACCCCGATCGTGGCCTGGTGGCCCTCCCAAGCACCGGAGATCCCCGCCGAGGATCCCATCGGCCAAATCGCTCAGCGCCGCATCACGGATTCCTTCTTCGATCCGCGGGATGACGCCATCTTCGCCCGCCGCAGCAGCTATGCCCCCGGTGACTCCGATCTGGCGTGGTCGCGATTGACCACGTGGCGCGGTGTGGTGGCCTCAGCGCTGGATCGTCCGCCCTATCACGAGATCGTGGGTGTGGAGATCACCGGCCCGCAGGAGTCCCCCTCCGTAGAGCTCGCCGGCGGCTGGCTAGCCGATCGCCTAGGACTAAAGGCCATGCGCCACTCCGAGGCCTTCGCCCGTCTAGCCTCCCCAGTGTTCAAGTTGGTTCTGCACCGCAAGGACGCCGATCCCGTGGTGATCGAGGCCGTGGATCGCCGTACCATGCGGGTATCGGTGCCCGGCTCTGCCGATGCGTT from the Corynebacterium ciconiae DSM 44920 genome contains:
- a CDS encoding glucose-6-phosphate dehydrogenase assembly protein OpcA, yielding MIFSLPSTTSRDISKALVSIRDTGSQVMTGRVLTLIIVASTEDNTTELIELATDATREHPARVLMVLPDESEEDGNLDAEIRIGGDAGASEIVVMRVRGELASHVDSLVTPLLLPDTPIVAWWPSQAPEIPAEDPIGQIAQRRITDSFFDPRDDAIFARRSSYAPGDSDLAWSRLTTWRGVVASALDRPPYHEIVGVEITGPQESPSVELAGGWLADRLGLKAMRHSEAFARLASPVFKLVLHRKDADPVVIEAVDRRTMRVSVPGSADALVAASRRSIADCLAEELRHLDPDRAYGQALRGLSRVHPAESSADNAGATAESTSGTD
- the zwf gene encoding glucose-6-phosphate dehydrogenase — its product is MDYQPPSNPLRDPHDKRLPRIAGPSGMVIFGVTGDLARKKLLPAVYDLAHRGLLPAGFSLVGYGRRDWSKQDFEEYVRTAVKDGARTSFRDNVWERLAEGMEFVTGNLDVDEDFDHLRDTLRNIDSSRGTAGNWAFYLSVPPALFTDVCHQLDRSGLAEAEGDSWRRVIIEKPFGHDLESAKELNEIVNSVFPENAVFRIDHYLGKETVQNIMALRFANQLFEPFWNAQFIDHVQITMAEDIGLGGRAGYYDGIGAARDVIQNHLLQLLALVAMDEPRTISPDELQAEKVKVLRAAKPVYPLGKTTARGQYTAGWQGSKKVIGLRDEEGFDPDSNTETFAACTIEIENRRWAGVPFYLRTGKRLGRRVTEIAVVLKNVPHNPFGDSTVGTLGPNAVVIRVQPDEGVLMRFGSKVPGSAMEVRDVNMDFSYREAFTEESPEAYERLILDALLDEASLFPTNEEVELSWKILDPILEFWAQRGQPDDYRAGTWGPASANTMMERDGRHWRRP